The genomic window AGCCTAAAAGTGTTGTTTTTACCCAATCAATTAAACCTTCCCAGAAATCGGTACCAACAAGAATTATTGGGAATTTTCCAATTTTATGTGTTTGTATTAATGTAATGGCTTCAAATAATTCATCTAAAGTTCCAAATCCACCTGGCATGACAACAAAGCCTTGGGAATACTTAACGAACATTACTTTTCTAACAAAGAAATAATCGAAATCTAAACTTTTATCATTATCAATATAAGGGTTATCGTGTTGCTCAAAAGGTAATTCAATATTTAAACCAACAGAGGTTCCGCCACCTAAATGAGCACCTTTGTTTCCCGCTTCCATTATTCCAGGGCCACCACCAGTTATAACACCGTAACCATGTTCAACAATTTTTCCTGCAACTTTTTCAGCTAGTTTGTAATATTTATCTTCTGGTTTAGTACGTGCCGATCCAAAAATAGAAACACAAGGTCCTATTTTACTCATTTTTTCATATCCATTAACAAACTCGCCCATTATTTTAAAAATGGCCCAAGAATCGTTTGTTTTCTTTTCATTCCAACCTTTTGGGTGTTGCTCTTTTTTCATACTTCTTATTCTGTTTAAAATATTTTTAAATTTATTTGTTTTTGAAGTGTCTCTTTTAAAAACAGAGAATCACTTCTTGAGTTTTATTATTTACTATTTTCAAGTTCCAACCTTAGAAATTTAGCTGTGTAACTCTTTTTATGCTTAGCAACAACTTCGGGAGTACCTTCTACAATAACCTTACCGCCACCTTTTCCGCCCTCGTAACCAATGTCAATAATATAATCAACGGTTTTTATAACGTCTAAATTATGCTCAATAATTAAAACGGTATTTCCTTTATCTGCTAATTTATTTAAAACAATCATTAATACTCTAATATCTTCAAAATGAAGTCCTGTTGTAGGTTCGTCAAGAATATAAAAAGTGTTTCCTGTATCTCTTTTGGATAGTTCTGTGGCGAGTTTTATACGTTGTGCTTCTCCTCCAGAAAGCGTAGTACTTTGTTGGCCTAAAGTGATATAGCCTAAACCAACATCTTGAATAGTTTTTACTTTTCTGTATATTTTAGGAATGTGTTCAAAGAAGTCTACAGCTTCATTAATAGTCATGTTTAAAACATCACTAATAGATTTGCCTTTATAGCGAATTTCTAGTGTTTCTCGATTAAAACGTTTGCCTTGGCAGGTTTCACATTCTACATAGACATCCGGAAGGAAATTCATTTCAATAACT from Algibacter sp. L1A34 includes these protein-coding regions:
- a CDS encoding TIGR00730 family Rossman fold protein gives rise to the protein MKKEQHPKGWNEKKTNDSWAIFKIMGEFVNGYEKMSKIGPCVSIFGSARTKPEDKYYKLAEKVAGKIVEHGYGVITGGGPGIMEAGNKGAHLGGGTSVGLNIELPFEQHDNPYIDNDKSLDFDYFFVRKVMFVKYSQGFVVMPGGFGTLDELFEAITLIQTHKIGKFPIILVGTDFWEGLIDWVKTTLLGSFGNISPKDLDLIHLVDTEDEVITILDKFYQESRLTPNF